One Dysidea avara chromosome 7, odDysAvar1.4, whole genome shotgun sequence genomic region harbors:
- the LOC136262318 gene encoding poly(ADP-ribose) glycohydrolase-like, whose product MSGPPVKRVRQSSLLESFKLQGRKSKMASSSPSASPKLNPSSSPTLDYTVDLTAEQVDEFLIDNREEEPKPKPVDSQSGSHPVQSPSKYYGSPLNEITFGPSAWPTLEPLRATPTHSVLFKPRSPPGKPPLPYPDKFKDVWDKNHVRMPCSSESVYPMYDGKSESLVHRWPLIESSLRKPILNSYDLEKSILSYNSRYSGKWNFNSLHALFNKELSKSDADYFFRITLPGMIEMALDLPNIVTHAVPLLKRQQNYSITMSQYQATCLLVHAFFCTYPRRNTMQRSSEYGSYPSIHFNSLYSGPAKSVKTRKVEKLKCLIHYFNRVVATPPTGNVTFQRQCITDLPSWDKCDNVTFTKLHVTAKGTIEDNGHGMLQADFANKFIGGGVLNEGCVQEEIRFVICPELLLSRLFTEVMDANECLIITGAERFSNYTGYADTFAWSGDCVDATITDNWGRKQTQIFAMDALIFYDYGSQFKPGLLLRELNKLHVSFATDVAGASGKMAVATGNWGCGAFGGDTHLKAVLQLMAAALAKRDVVYFTFGDDKLAKDISLIHQLFVEQDLDVSTVWSLLLRYHKEVVSQAKANRQTLRGGVELYDFIFRLYANNNSSSDDSQTLQYSQDLC is encoded by the coding sequence ATGAGTGGTCCACCTGTAAAGAGAGTCCGCCAATCATCATTATTAGAAAGCTTCAAGTTACAAGGCAGGAAATCCAAGATGGCATCAAGTAGCCCTTCAGCTTCCCCAAAGCTCAACCCATCATCTTCTCCGACATTAGATTACACAGTTGACTTAACAGCTGAACAAGTTGATGAGTTCCTAATAGACAATCGGGAGGAAGAGCCGAAGCCTAAACCTGTGGATAGCCAGTCAGGATCTCATCCAGTGCAATCACCTTCCAAATATTACGGAAGTCCATTGAATGAGATCACATTTGGTCCATCAGCCTGGCCCACCCTTGAACCACTTAGAGCAACTCCAACACATTCTGTGTTGTTCAAGCCAAGGTCTCCACCTGGGAAACCACCTCTTCCTTATCCAGATAAGTTTAAGGATGTATGGGATAAGAACCATGTGAGGATGCCTTGTTCTAGTGAAAGTGTTTACCCAATGTATGATGGTAAGAGTGAGTCACTAGTTCACAGGTGGCCTCTTATTGAGAGCTCCTTAAGGAAACCCATACTAAATTCTTATGACCTGGAGAAGTCTATTTTAAGCTACAACTCACGATATTCTGGGAAGTGGAATTTTAATAGTCTCCATGCACTGTTCAATAAAGAGTTGTCTAAAAGTGATGCTGATTATTTTTTTCGTATAACCCTACCTGGTATGATCGAGATGGCTTTAGACCTACCCAATATTGTTACACATGCAGTTCCATTGTTAAAAAGACAGCAGAACTACTCAATAACAATGTCACAATACCAGGCAACTTGTCTACTTGTTCATGCCTTCTTCTGTACCTACCCTAGACGTAACACAATGCAACGATCATCAGAATATGGGTCTTATCCTTCCATCCACTTTAACTCCCTTTACTCAGGTCCTGCGAAGAGTGTGAAAACTAGAAAAGTTGAGAAGCTAAAATGTTTGATCCACTACTTTAACAGAGTGGTAGCTACCCCACCCACAGGTAATGTCACATTCCAGAGACAGTGTATCACAGATCTACCGTCCTGGGACAAGTGTGATAATGTCACGTTCACCAAGTTACATGTCACTGCGAAGGGGACTATTGAAGATAATGGACATGGAATGCTTCAGGCGGACTTTGCAAATAAGTTTATTGGTGGAGGTGTTTTAAACGAAGGTTGTGTGCAGGAGGAAATCAGATTTGTCATTTGTCCTGAATTGTTACTGTCAAGGCTTTTCACAGAAGTGATGGATGCCAATGAATGCTTGATTATCACTGGGGCTGAGAGGTTCAGCAATTACACCGGGTATGCAGACACATTTGCTTGGTCAGGAGATTGCGTTGATGCTACCATCACAGATAATTGGGGTAGAAAACAAACACAGATATTTGCCATGGATGCACTCATTTTCTATGACTATGGGTCCCAGTTTAAACCTGGCTTATTACTAAGGGAATTAAACAAACTTCATGTGTCGtttgctactgatgtagctggaGCTTCAGGCAAGATGGCTGTAGCCACTGGTAATTGGGGGTGTGGTGCTTTTGGTGGAGACACCCACTTGAAGGCTGTGCTACAGTTGATGGCTGCTGCCCTGGCCAAAAGAGACGTCGTCTATTTCACTTTCGGAGATGACAAGTTAGCTAAAGACATCTCACTTATTCACCAGTTGTTTGTTGAACAAGATCTTGATGTATCTACAGTGTGGAGTCTACTATTGAGATATCACAAGGAGGTTGTTAGTCAGGCTAAGGCTAACAGGCAAACCCTTCGTGGTGGAGTAGAATTGTATGATTTTATTTTTAGATTGTatgctaataataatagtagtagTGATGATAGCCAAACCTTACAGTACTCACAAGATTTGTGTTAG